The following coding sequences lie in one Chryseobacterium culicis genomic window:
- a CDS encoding YoaK family protein — protein sequence MLRNYSNSRTLGDNIRLGTLTAFTAGTINIASLLIFLSFTSNVTGHYAILAAEISKGNWTQVGVVGGWIFLFFFGSFLSNFIVINFNKKSKYFAHSMPIALEILCLLFVGIYGQFYYQKTLEETEYLVALMLFATGLQNGLTASISNFSVKTTHLTGTTTDLGILVSMFTQKKYRRNGELIGRAKLLMSIMLAYVMGAVFSGLTYYYLEFRVFYVISICLLIVIGYDAYKIHIRHFNTKYRYSRIYRKPNIFAYLYEKIHGIPKREKKRKLVFED from the coding sequence ATGTTAAGAAATTATAGTAACAGCAGGACACTGGGAGACAATATCAGGTTGGGGACGCTGACTGCCTTTACGGCAGGTACTATAAATATTGCTTCCCTATTGATATTTCTTTCTTTTACATCAAACGTAACGGGACACTACGCTATTTTGGCGGCAGAAATCAGTAAAGGAAACTGGACGCAGGTAGGAGTAGTAGGAGGATGGATCTTTTTGTTCTTCTTCGGAAGCTTTCTGTCCAACTTTATTGTTATCAATTTTAATAAAAAAAGTAAATATTTTGCCCATTCTATGCCTATTGCGCTGGAAATTTTATGTCTTCTTTTTGTAGGTATATACGGGCAGTTTTATTATCAAAAAACATTAGAAGAAACAGAATATTTAGTAGCATTGATGCTTTTCGCTACCGGATTGCAAAACGGATTAACGGCAAGTATCTCCAACTTCTCTGTGAAAACAACCCACCTTACCGGAACAACCACCGACCTGGGAATCCTGGTATCCATGTTTACACAGAAAAAGTACAGAAGAAATGGAGAGCTGATTGGCAGAGCAAAACTTCTGATGAGTATTATGCTTGCCTATGTTATGGGAGCAGTATTCTCAGGGTTAACTTACTACTATCTTGAATTCAGAGTCTTCTATGTAATCAGTATATGTCTGTTGATTGTTATTGGGTATGATGCTTATAAAATTCATATTCGTCACTTCAATACGAAGTACAGATACAGCAGGATCTACAGAAAGCCCAATATTTTTGCTTATCTGTATGAGAAAATCCATGGAATTCCTAAAAGAGAGAAGAAAAGAAAACTTGTCTTTGAGGATTAA
- the mutL gene encoding DNA mismatch repair endonuclease MutL: protein MSDIIQLLPDHVANQIAAGEVVQRPASIVKELLENAIDADATKIELIIRDAGKNLIQVVDDGKGMSETDARMAFERHATSKIKGTEDIFKIATKGFRGEALASIAAVSQVELRTKQKDTSIGTNIYIEGGVFQFQDPIQTADGSNFLVKNLFYNVPARRKFLKNNNVEFRHVIDEFQRVALAHENLEFSLFHDDEAVFRLRKGSQMQRIVDVFGRKLQPLLIPIKEDIIWCKLHGFVAKPEGAKKARGEQFLFVNGRYFRSPYFNKAVQEAFEGLLQPGYVPSFFLFLELDPEKIDVNIHPQKTEVKFEDEHLIFALLRSTIKRSLGIYNVSPSLDFDRDPELDEMMNKPIPSKGNGGGTSGGIIKMPEIIVDKDYNPFLEEKNVVHPEEIQNLTEMYHQNITAEPSKINLFEDEDFDEDLMRLPNGYWLFNKGDVTLMLDLGRMHRLLVSEGNKSTRKSNTNSHALLFSLEYHMNEIEKTKYNSIKKYLPELGFDMKIAHESVLRIDSLPEGLKETQAMKFLENLFEILEYKTEEEFMQYYHNQWNKMQSKSRFDFIYKKDAEQLIKDFTALGFPEFLPDGKRCFYEVPFNDFKNKF from the coding sequence ATGTCAGATATTATTCAGCTTTTACCGGATCATGTAGCCAACCAAATTGCAGCAGGAGAGGTGGTGCAGAGGCCTGCATCCATCGTGAAAGAACTTTTGGAAAATGCTATAGATGCAGATGCAACGAAAATTGAATTGATCATCAGGGATGCCGGGAAAAACCTTATTCAGGTGGTAGACGACGGAAAAGGGATGTCTGAAACAGATGCCCGGATGGCCTTTGAAAGACACGCTACCTCCAAAATCAAAGGAACAGAAGATATCTTTAAGATTGCCACAAAAGGATTCCGAGGTGAAGCTTTGGCTTCCATTGCTGCGGTTTCTCAGGTGGAGCTCAGAACAAAACAGAAAGATACTTCCATCGGAACCAATATTTACATCGAAGGAGGGGTTTTCCAATTTCAGGACCCGATTCAGACAGCAGACGGATCAAACTTTTTAGTAAAAAATCTTTTTTATAACGTTCCTGCAAGAAGGAAGTTTTTGAAAAATAATAATGTTGAATTCAGACACGTAATTGATGAATTTCAGCGTGTTGCATTAGCTCATGAGAATCTGGAGTTTTCTCTGTTTCATGATGATGAAGCTGTTTTCAGACTAAGAAAAGGAAGCCAGATGCAGCGTATTGTAGATGTTTTCGGAAGAAAGCTTCAGCCGCTGTTGATACCCATTAAAGAAGATATTATCTGGTGTAAGCTTCACGGTTTTGTTGCTAAACCTGAAGGCGCTAAGAAAGCAAGAGGAGAGCAGTTCCTTTTTGTAAACGGCAGGTATTTCAGAAGTCCTTACTTCAATAAAGCCGTGCAGGAAGCTTTTGAAGGATTGCTTCAACCTGGATATGTACCTTCGTTTTTCCTTTTTCTGGAGCTTGATCCGGAGAAAATAGATGTTAATATCCATCCACAGAAAACAGAAGTAAAATTTGAAGATGAGCACCTTATTTTTGCTTTACTGCGTTCAACGATTAAAAGATCTTTAGGAATTTATAATGTGTCTCCAAGCCTTGATTTTGACAGAGATCCGGAACTGGATGAAATGATGAATAAGCCTATTCCAAGTAAAGGAAATGGTGGCGGAACAAGTGGTGGCATTATCAAAATGCCTGAAATCATTGTAGATAAAGACTATAATCCTTTCCTTGAAGAAAAAAATGTAGTGCATCCTGAAGAAATTCAGAACCTTACAGAAATGTATCATCAGAATATAACGGCAGAGCCTTCGAAGATCAATTTGTTTGAAGATGAAGATTTTGACGAAGACCTTATGAGACTTCCCAACGGTTACTGGCTTTTCAATAAAGGAGATGTTACTTTAATGCTGGATTTGGGAAGAATGCACAGGCTGTTGGTTTCTGAGGGAAATAAATCTACCAGAAAATCAAATACAAACAGCCATGCTCTTCTTTTCTCTCTGGAGTACCACATGAATGAAATCGAGAAGACAAAATACAATTCGATTAAAAAATATCTTCCGGAATTAGGGTTTGACATGAAAATTGCTCATGAAAGTGTACTCCGAATAGATTCACTTCCCGAAGGTCTGAAAGAAACCCAGGCTATGAAGTTCCTGGAAAACCTTTTTGAGATCCTGGAATACAAGACAGAAGAAGAATTCATGCAGTATTACCATAATCAATGGAACAAAATGCAGTCGAAGTCAAGATTTGACTTTATTTATAAAAAAGATGCGGAACAGCTTATCAAAGACTTTACAGCATTAGGCTTCCCGGAATTTTTACCGGACGGCAAAAGATGTTTTTATGAAGTTCCGTTTAATGACTTTAAAAACAAATTTTAG
- a CDS encoding TonB-dependent receptor has translation MKTNLEKLLTLVFVCFIVFVSAQKQLIIGTVLDDSQALPGATVKIKGLSKNITTDIEGKFTINDIKEGQYTLQISYIGYESSEITIDLKSEQTVDVGIIKLSQPRKNIDEVVVTGTLKNTEARALNLQKNAINITNVIASDGIGKLPDRNAAETVQRVQGVSIERDQGEGRFVSLRGLPPFWASTTINGNRLPTAEEETTSRATAFDFFPTELISYVHVNKSFTPDMEADGIGGGVNFITKTPPMKTEFKATVGSGYNAKSDKGVYNLGFLYGGRTKDKKFGYLFNFAHFIRNWSTDNFEARRSGDEGVFRLELRDYNGVRKTTGINTAFEYVLSPKTTFYLKGMYGTLSDDETHYKHRIRFDKFSSTNNTARVELQNIHNLLITELTSVSLGAVHQLNKGKIDWDLSYYDNKFKYGNIPDKQNNSYYVIKYTQSGVGINPDYISNHGNGPRAYWKADGGKLDYKNPDALFGFYSDPNFKMDASQMRFTDLEFYKVFVEEKDKIVAAFNHEINASDKLILKYGFKYRDKERNAKFSDIFYNWNNGTAPLLSEYSQYITTQPNGPKYLSEMNAHIGNTFGPVLSKTGMNQFWYQNQGNLKINTADSEALEYNKALGRNFDVFEKHADAYGMATYKLNDKITILGGIRLSNTNTKVRGYSVNDNVLTPVENTKNYLAVLPMVHLKYTLNDKTNLRFAATRTFSRPNFGDLTPGGTYIEADNEFKGGNPNLNPTYSLNFDLMGEYYFSNVGILSGGVFYKSITDPIFQDSFIGSYNGMNGVQFTAPNNGKAAWLGGIELGINKRFDFLPGFLQYFGVQLNATFMTSEMEKPSGRKVALPYQAKELYNAQLFFEKKGFNARLAYNYKGKYAVEYAEEDLNDSYYGKYSNLDFGGSYQFTKYLTLYADVNNILNKPLIYHFGKNEDRPEQVEYYGVRFNLGVKLNF, from the coding sequence ATGAAAACAAATTTAGAGAAATTACTTACCCTTGTTTTTGTCTGTTTCATTGTCTTTGTTTCAGCGCAAAAGCAGTTAATTATAGGAACTGTTCTTGACGACAGCCAGGCTCTCCCCGGAGCAACAGTCAAAATAAAAGGCTTATCTAAAAATATAACCACTGATATTGAAGGAAAATTCACCATCAATGATATCAAAGAAGGCCAATACACTTTACAAATAAGCTATATAGGATATGAATCTTCGGAGATTACTATTGATCTGAAATCAGAACAAACTGTTGATGTAGGAATCATCAAACTTTCCCAACCCCGAAAAAATATTGACGAAGTAGTGGTTACCGGAACATTAAAAAATACGGAAGCAAGAGCCTTGAACCTTCAGAAAAATGCAATCAATATCACCAATGTCATTGCCTCTGACGGAATTGGAAAACTACCGGACAGAAATGCTGCAGAGACCGTACAGCGTGTACAGGGTGTTTCTATTGAAAGAGATCAGGGAGAAGGAAGATTTGTTTCTCTGAGAGGACTTCCGCCATTCTGGGCTTCCACCACCATCAACGGGAACAGGCTTCCCACCGCTGAAGAGGAAACAACTTCCAGAGCTACAGCTTTCGATTTCTTTCCTACGGAACTGATCTCCTATGTACATGTCAATAAATCATTTACCCCAGATATGGAAGCTGACGGAATAGGTGGTGGTGTGAATTTTATCACCAAGACTCCGCCGATGAAAACAGAGTTCAAAGCTACTGTAGGAAGTGGTTATAATGCAAAGTCTGACAAAGGTGTTTACAACCTTGGATTTTTATATGGAGGAAGAACAAAGGATAAAAAATTCGGGTATTTATTCAATTTTGCTCATTTCATCAGAAACTGGTCTACCGATAATTTTGAAGCGAGAAGAAGTGGTGACGAAGGTGTTTTCAGGCTGGAACTTCGTGATTATAATGGGGTTAGAAAGACAACGGGAATCAACACAGCTTTTGAATATGTGCTGTCACCAAAAACAACCTTCTATTTAAAAGGAATGTATGGTACGTTATCGGATGACGAAACCCACTACAAGCATAGAATCCGATTTGATAAGTTCAGCAGTACCAATAATACAGCAAGAGTCGAACTTCAGAATATCCACAACTTACTGATCACAGAACTTACTTCTGTGTCTTTGGGAGCCGTTCATCAATTAAATAAAGGAAAAATCGACTGGGATTTATCTTACTACGACAATAAATTCAAGTATGGAAATATTCCTGACAAGCAAAACAATTCTTATTATGTCATCAAATACACACAATCCGGTGTAGGCATCAATCCAGATTATATTTCCAATCATGGAAATGGACCCAGAGCTTACTGGAAAGCTGATGGTGGAAAATTAGATTATAAAAACCCTGACGCTTTGTTTGGTTTCTACAGCGATCCCAACTTTAAAATGGATGCTTCTCAGATGAGATTTACAGATCTTGAATTCTATAAGGTTTTTGTGGAGGAAAAAGATAAGATTGTAGCCGCATTCAATCATGAGATTAATGCTTCTGATAAGTTGATTTTAAAATATGGTTTTAAATACCGAGACAAGGAACGTAATGCAAAGTTCTCTGATATTTTCTACAACTGGAACAATGGTACTGCCCCACTTCTGTCTGAGTATTCACAATATATCACAACACAGCCCAATGGACCGAAATATTTAAGTGAAATGAATGCTCATATCGGCAATACTTTTGGTCCCGTGCTTTCTAAAACAGGAATGAATCAATTTTGGTATCAGAATCAGGGAAATTTAAAGATCAATACCGCTGACTCCGAAGCATTGGAATACAACAAAGCATTAGGAAGAAACTTTGATGTGTTTGAAAAACATGCTGATGCTTACGGAATGGCAACGTATAAACTGAATGACAAGATCACCATTCTAGGAGGAATCAGATTATCCAATACCAATACTAAGGTTAGAGGGTACAGCGTGAATGATAATGTACTTACTCCGGTAGAAAACACCAAAAACTATCTGGCTGTTCTTCCAATGGTTCATTTGAAATATACGCTGAATGATAAAACCAATCTTCGTTTTGCTGCCACAAGAACATTCTCAAGACCCAATTTTGGAGATTTGACTCCTGGGGGAACGTATATTGAAGCAGACAACGAGTTCAAAGGCGGAAACCCAAATCTTAATCCTACCTATTCTCTGAATTTTGATTTGATGGGAGAATATTATTTCTCCAATGTAGGGATTCTGAGCGGTGGCGTTTTCTATAAATCAATTACAGATCCTATTTTCCAGGATTCTTTTATCGGAAGCTACAACGGAATGAATGGCGTACAGTTTACAGCTCCCAACAACGGAAAAGCAGCATGGTTAGGAGGAATTGAACTGGGAATCAACAAACGCTTTGACTTCCTTCCAGGATTCTTACAATACTTTGGAGTACAATTGAACGCCACATTTATGACTTCTGAAATGGAAAAGCCAAGCGGAAGAAAAGTAGCTCTTCCTTATCAGGCAAAGGAATTGTACAATGCACAGCTTTTCTTTGAGAAAAAAGGATTCAATGCCAGACTGGCTTACAACTACAAAGGAAAGTACGCGGTAGAATATGCTGAAGAAGACCTCAATGATTCTTATTATGGTAAATACAGCAATCTTGATTTCGGAGGTTCTTATCAATTTACCAAATACCTGACTTTATATGCGGATGTGAACAATATTCTGAATAAACCTCTGATCTATCACTTTGGTAAAAATGAAGACCGCCCTGAGCAGGTAGAATATTATGGAGTACGATTCAACCTTGGAGTAAAACTGAACTTCTAA
- a CDS encoding helix-turn-helix domain-containing protein, with protein sequence MNDFLIGIGKRLKDIRKKNNLTINDLAFKANVSNGLVSRIENGRTIPSLPVLLDLIQSLEIDASYFFEGVEKKSNAKFIYVPKESQQVIEKEVEAEGFKYMHIFSKSLHSLGFEAVLLTLEPNSKREKVITDAWEFKYILKGEVKYVIDNEEVILKEGDSLYFNGKFPHVPVSISNESCVMLVLYFYTA encoded by the coding sequence ATGAATGACTTTTTAATAGGTATCGGCAAGAGATTAAAGGATATTAGAAAAAAGAATAATTTAACCATTAATGATCTGGCTTTCAAAGCCAATGTGAGTAACGGACTTGTTTCCAGGATTGAAAACGGAAGAACAATTCCATCCCTTCCGGTTTTATTGGATCTGATCCAGTCTCTTGAGATTGATGCCAGTTATTTTTTTGAGGGTGTTGAGAAAAAATCCAACGCCAAATTCATCTATGTTCCGAAAGAGAGCCAGCAGGTTATAGAAAAAGAAGTAGAAGCTGAAGGATTCAAGTATATGCATATTTTCAGCAAGAGTCTTCATTCTTTGGGTTTTGAAGCGGTATTGTTAACTCTCGAACCCAATTCTAAAAGAGAAAAGGTAATTACGGATGCCTGGGAATTCAAATATATTCTGAAAGGAGAAGTGAAATATGTGATTGATAATGAAGAAGTCATTTTAAAAGAAGGAGATTCTTTATATTTCAATGGAAAGTTTCCTCACGTTCCGGTAAGCATCAGCAATGAAAGCTGTGTGATGCTTGTTCTTTATTTTTATACTGCATAA
- a CDS encoding endonuclease/exonuclease/phosphatase family protein, with protein sequence MFAGLAFINPVKRWVNYSDKKGNSEIKVVSFNTRGGGNKDIGPYLRTQNADVLLLQEDSGRKYQFEGYQKTTPGKGLMLLTKHKIIKQQIIDPQDDNVRVPGLQVDIEIHGRIYRFIDVYLHPFRFEKDMVKLNTNTDTNEKKIKDVVKRLIPTFKKHQEQVDLIREVIKNSPYPVILAGDFNSVPNSYEYYHLSEGLEDAFLTAGRGSATSFHDYKFPIRIDYVFSSKSLKAISYQVDRSVSISDHYPVTVKFSTEDK encoded by the coding sequence ATGTTTGCTGGGTTAGCATTTATAAATCCAGTAAAGCGATGGGTGAATTATTCTGATAAAAAAGGGAACTCTGAAATAAAAGTAGTTTCTTTCAATACCAGAGGCGGAGGAAATAAAGATATTGGGCCCTATCTTAGAACTCAGAATGCAGATGTTCTGCTTTTACAAGAGGATTCGGGTAGAAAATATCAATTTGAAGGGTATCAGAAAACAACCCCCGGAAAAGGTTTAATGCTTTTGACTAAGCATAAAATCATTAAACAACAGATCATAGATCCACAGGACGATAATGTAAGGGTTCCTGGTTTACAGGTTGATATAGAAATTCATGGAAGGATATATCGGTTTATTGATGTGTACCTTCATCCTTTCCGTTTCGAAAAAGATATGGTGAAGCTTAACACAAATACAGATACCAACGAAAAAAAAATAAAAGATGTTGTTAAAAGGCTGATTCCCACCTTTAAAAAACATCAGGAACAGGTTGATTTGATTCGTGAAGTAATTAAAAATTCACCTTATCCTGTTATTCTTGCCGGAGACTTCAATTCTGTACCCAATTCTTACGAATATTACCATTTATCAGAAGGACTTGAAGATGCATTTTTAACAGCCGGGAGAGGCAGTGCAACCAGTTTTCACGACTATAAATTTCCGATCAGGATAGACTATGTGTTTTCTTCAAAATCATTAAAGGCAATATCTTATCAAGTTGACCGTTCTGTAAGTATTTCAGATCATTATCCTGTCACAGTTAAGTTTTCCACGGAGGACAAATAA
- a CDS encoding rhomboid family intramembrane serine protease, translating into MFNNIPPITRNIIIINVIIYLISNFIFKGLYDSLVGYYPFSPLFKSWQVITHMFMHAPLDEPGGIMHILFNMFTLFSFGPILEQTLGDKKYLILYFASGLGSFFLFNLWNFVEIQQIVSGLESLGVNASEIYSRVSLNTAEYLTFHASSQEAQNLSDQLYRDLRSPMLGASGAIFGVVAAFATLYPDSKIGIMFIPVPIKVKYLLPIIVVISVYLGLSGNGGGIAHLAHVGGALVGWLLARIWKKHLYRFN; encoded by the coding sequence ATGTTTAATAATATACCGCCAATTACCAGGAATATAATCATTATAAATGTTATAATATACCTCATATCTAATTTTATTTTTAAAGGATTGTATGATTCTTTGGTAGGTTATTATCCTTTTTCTCCACTCTTCAAATCATGGCAAGTAATTACACACATGTTTATGCATGCTCCTCTTGATGAACCTGGAGGGATAATGCATATTTTATTTAATATGTTTACTTTGTTTAGTTTTGGACCTATTCTGGAGCAGACACTTGGGGATAAAAAGTATCTGATATTATACTTTGCAAGTGGTCTTGGTTCATTTTTCTTGTTCAATCTGTGGAATTTTGTTGAAATTCAACAGATTGTTTCTGGTTTGGAAAGCTTAGGAGTAAATGCTTCTGAAATTTATTCAAGGGTGTCTCTTAACACTGCTGAATATTTAACATTCCATGCATCTAGCCAAGAAGCCCAGAATTTATCAGATCAACTTTATAGAGATTTAAGATCTCCAATGTTAGGTGCTTCCGGAGCAATTTTCGGAGTGGTAGCTGCTTTTGCAACTTTATATCCGGATTCTAAAATTGGTATTATGTTTATTCCGGTTCCGATTAAAGTAAAATACCTGTTGCCAATTATTGTGGTAATCTCTGTATATCTTGGGTTATCAGGAAATGGAGGCGGTATTGCTCACTTGGCTCACGTAGGAGGAGCTTTGGTGGGATGGCTGCTGGCAAGAATTTGGAAAAAACATTTGTACCGATTCAATTAA
- a CDS encoding response regulator transcription factor, whose product MKKIILIEDETSVVSFIKKGLQENGYEISVAFDGRTGVQLVQANDFDLVILDIMLPEMNGLDVCKEIRKTNQSVPILFLTALGTSENIVLGLESGGDDYLVKPFKFIELVARVKSLLRRSNNNGPQEVTEPEPDNEHVFQFSDLMVNDYTKKVTRSGEDISLTSTEYKLLLYFLNNPEKVISRAEILDAVWGVNYELGTNVVDVYVNYLRKKLDSQDDNKLIHTVIGMGYVLKKT is encoded by the coding sequence ATGAAAAAAATTATTCTTATCGAAGACGAAACCAGTGTGGTATCCTTTATTAAAAAAGGACTTCAGGAAAATGGATATGAAATTTCTGTGGCTTTTGACGGGCGCACAGGAGTACAGCTGGTACAGGCTAACGATTTCGATCTTGTTATTTTAGATATCATGCTTCCGGAAATGAATGGTTTGGATGTGTGTAAAGAGATAAGAAAAACCAACCAGAGTGTTCCGATTTTATTTCTGACGGCTTTGGGAACTTCTGAAAATATTGTTCTGGGACTGGAAAGTGGCGGAGATGATTATCTGGTAAAACCTTTTAAATTCATTGAACTGGTTGCCCGTGTGAAATCTCTGCTAAGAAGAAGCAACAACAACGGTCCGCAGGAAGTCACAGAACCGGAGCCGGATAATGAACATGTATTTCAGTTTTCTGATCTGATGGTGAATGATTATACAAAGAAGGTAACCCGTTCGGGAGAAGATATTTCTCTTACTTCCACAGAATATAAACTCCTGTTGTATTTCCTGAATAACCCGGAAAAAGTAATTTCCAGAGCAGAAATTCTGGATGCAGTGTGGGGAGTAAACTACGAGCTGGGAACCAATGTAGTAGATGTATATGTAAACTATTTAAGAAAAAAACTGGATAGCCAGGATGATAATAAATTGATTCATACCGTGATAGGAATGGGGTATGTGTTGAAAAAAACATAA
- a CDS encoding endonuclease/exonuclease/phosphatase family protein: MKSNQILLFIHIVVAVLLLCTLGNAWIPPNILGNLNLLSLGFPYLILAHVILTLVWIFKKEKIAIAFALGTLIFYNPIRRWVNFSPKTENLKTIRDIKVLTFNVKYGEYGWDKVKDYIKAQDADIILVQEKDTNRVIKRDLIKYPSVILKTKHKIVRQAELIDEKARGNSFYADIDINGKVVRIINIYLEPFRLNKSMFTKLDGLGLGNISTLLSHMTPTFQAHEDQVKRIRKMVDLSPYPVILAGDFNSVPNSYEYYNLGKDLQDAFLVAGKGSASSFHDYKVPLRIDYIFTSKSIIPLSYKVDQSVKLSDHYPVIAEFRLN, from the coding sequence ATGAAGTCGAACCAGATATTACTATTTATACATATCGTTGTTGCTGTTTTGCTGTTATGCACATTGGGGAATGCATGGATTCCACCCAATATTTTAGGCAATCTGAATCTTCTGTCTCTTGGTTTTCCTTATCTGATTCTGGCACACGTGATTCTTACGCTGGTGTGGATCTTCAAAAAAGAAAAGATTGCTATTGCTTTTGCCTTAGGTACACTTATTTTCTACAACCCGATCAGACGATGGGTTAATTTTTCTCCTAAAACTGAAAATTTAAAAACAATACGGGATATTAAAGTACTGACTTTTAATGTGAAATACGGTGAATATGGCTGGGATAAAGTAAAAGATTATATCAAGGCACAGGATGCAGACATTATTCTTGTACAGGAAAAAGATACGAATCGTGTTATAAAACGTGATCTTATAAAATATCCGTCAGTTATTCTTAAAACTAAACATAAAATTGTAAGACAGGCAGAACTTATAGATGAAAAAGCACGTGGAAATTCATTCTATGCTGATATAGACATCAATGGAAAAGTAGTCAGAATTATTAATATTTATCTTGAACCTTTCAGGCTTAATAAATCTATGTTTACGAAACTTGATGGATTAGGTCTTGGAAACATTTCTACATTGCTTTCCCATATGACTCCAACATTCCAGGCTCATGAAGATCAGGTAAAAAGAATCAGAAAAATGGTTGATTTATCGCCTTACCCTGTGATTTTGGCCGGAGATTTTAATTCCGTTCCCAATTCATATGAATATTATAATCTTGGAAAGGATCTTCAGGATGCATTTTTAGTGGCCGGAAAGGGAAGTGCCAGCAGTTTTCATGATTATAAAGTTCCTTTGAGAATTGACTATATCTTTACTTCGAAATCAATCATCCCGCTAAGCTATAAAGTAGACCAATCTGTGAAATTATCGGATCACTATCCTGTAATTGCAGAATTTCGATTAAATTAG
- a CDS encoding sensor histidine kinase, giving the protein MFNKVITNQTKTMVLLMLVFTAIILLFSGLVYFSIVNFSHQRFYELLKIRTATIVQIEKSKDHLDLPENYVLSSLNDEELPMEKDYVFAVPTDSNFKKISQEVHIPAYFFKNIIKEGESNYNDQEFYYIGQSFRYDDKDYIAIASAKNHYVVYYLGFLKRTLLTCIVLSLFFSMIFSFYLSKTLFRPILKITGKVKEISSENLHLRLEAQPDNKELNELVDTFNDMLNRIETSFETQNHLIGNVSHELRTPLTSIMGEADVALSISRTADEYKETLGIILDEAEKLDKKIKALLMIAQTGFDGKIQKMDKVRIDQLLWDVIETLRRIDSRNNIYLDISMLPDNPKKLKVQGNEQLLHLAVANIISNGCKYSNFQQVKVSLGATNTDVYIIVKDNGIGIPEVEMNKIYDPFFRASNTNNYEGYGIGLPLARNIVRMHHGELIVSSHENQGTTVQMRFPNFYSMMQKGEEINK; this is encoded by the coding sequence ATGTTTAATAAAGTGATTACAAATCAAACCAAAACGATGGTGCTTTTAATGTTGGTTTTTACCGCCATTATTTTGCTGTTCAGTGGTTTGGTGTACTTTTCAATCGTTAATTTCTCACATCAGAGGTTTTATGAACTGCTGAAGATCAGAACCGCTACTATTGTTCAGATTGAAAAGAGCAAAGACCATCTTGACCTTCCGGAAAACTATGTTCTCAGCAGCCTGAATGATGAAGAACTTCCGATGGAAAAAGACTATGTTTTTGCGGTTCCTACCGACTCCAATTTCAAAAAAATATCCCAGGAAGTCCATATTCCTGCTTACTTTTTTAAAAATATCATTAAAGAAGGGGAATCTAATTATAATGATCAGGAATTCTATTATATAGGGCAGAGTTTCAGATACGATGATAAAGATTATATTGCGATAGCTTCTGCCAAAAACCATTATGTTGTTTACTATCTGGGGTTTTTAAAAAGAACACTGCTTACCTGTATCGTACTATCGCTGTTCTTTAGTATGATCTTTTCGTTTTATCTTTCAAAAACGTTATTCAGGCCAATATTAAAAATTACGGGAAAAGTAAAGGAGATCAGTTCAGAAAACCTTCACTTAAGATTGGAAGCACAGCCTGATAATAAGGAACTGAATGAGTTGGTGGATACTTTCAACGATATGCTCAACCGTATTGAAACGTCTTTCGAAACCCAGAATCACCTGATCGGAAATGTTTCCCACGAATTGAGAACTCCTTTGACTTCCATTATGGGAGAAGCGGATGTAGCACTTTCCATCAGCAGAACCGCAGATGAATATAAAGAAACGCTGGGGATTATTCTGGATGAAGCTGAAAAGCTGGATAAAAAGATCAAAGCACTCTTAATGATTGCCCAAACCGGATTCGACGGAAAGATCCAGAAGATGGATAAGGTGAGAATTGACCAGCTGCTTTGGGATGTCATTGAAACCCTCAGAAGGATCGATTCCAGAAATAATATTTATCTGGATATCAGCATGCTTCCCGATAATCCGAAAAAATTAAAAGTACAGGGGAATGAACAGCTATTGCATCTTGCAGTGGCCAATATCATCAGTAATGGATGTAAGTACTCTAATTTCCAACAGGTTAAAGTTTCATTAGGAGCTACCAATACAGACGTTTATATTATTGTAAAAGATAATGGAATCGGAATTCCGGAGGTAGAAATGAATAAAATCTACGATCCGTTCTTCAGAGCTTCCAATACCAATAATTACGAAGGCTACGGAATCGGGCTTCCATTGGCTAGAAATATCGTAAGAATGCACCACGGTGAACTGATTGTAAGCTCCCATGAGAATCAGGGAACCACTGTGCAGATGCGTTTTCCAAATTTCTATAGTATGATGCAGAAAGGAGAAGAGATCAACAAATAA